The following is a genomic window from Oncorhynchus masou masou isolate Uvic2021 chromosome 6, UVic_Omas_1.1, whole genome shotgun sequence.
AAGCTTTGGAGTGTTGATGCTCTCCTCTCAGCGGCGACGATGGGCGGTCTTTTATGCCAAGGGCCACTGGTTAGGTTGCGCATAGGCTGCAGTttcagtttgttttattcaccATTTTGAGTAGCTGAAGGTAAAAAATTAAACTAAAATCGCGTTTGGAAGACAAATCGTTGCCTTAGATTTAGTTTTACGCTGTAGCCGGGGCGTTGGAGTTGGAAGGTCTCGTTGCGCCCTTTGGAGTTGCAGAGCGGGAcgattttgtttttatttttctagATTTCCTTTCCCCTTTCTTACATTCTTAACCTCTACAGTATTTCTGCAAAATGTCAAGACCAGTGAGGTAGGTTTTTCCTAATATGTCCTCCGCTGAGGCTGCACGGTGTGCACGTTGCCTTTCGCAGGCAACACGCACGTCGCTACCATGTTGTGCATTTTAGTCACCGTTGCGTTTATTTGATTAAACATTtatgtatatgtttttttttcttgtcGTGCACGCACTTGATAGTATGATTCCTTACTATGTGGAATGTTCGCCATGGTTAGATTGAAATGTCTGTATTGCGCGTACctttgcgtgtgtgcgtgcatctggTGCAAATCATGCCTAAAAAACGATCCAACGCGAACATAATTTGGTGCACTAACCATATGTTTTGTCTGATTTACCATTGTTTTATATGTCCCTGGACTGTGGCATGGCCTGGTCTTTTGCGTGAAATTggaaggagacagactggggaatATGGCTACCCATTCATCCACGGGAGACTCTGAAAAGCTAATAAAAACCAGGGCTAGAGGTAGACATCAGCTCATGGTATGTGCTATTGTTAGCGCGCAGCCTTGCGACGTCTGCACTAACTCCATTTAAAATGCAATTGTCGTATATTATATCTTTATTACTAGGGAACAATTACATTTAAAAAGGCCGAAGACAGCCTTGTTGGTTTTCAGTGAAAACGCGGTAGGAGAAGGGGAGAGCGGAGGAACTACATTTTCACTGATGGCAGTAAATGAACACTGGAAGTGTGTCAGAGGGGGCGGAGTAGCTTTAGAAGTCACCACACCCCCCATGCCTAGCTCTTCACTGCCTGAAAAGACCGAAAGGGTCGCATTTGAGCGAAGAAAAAAAATCGTCTTTGTATCTCAAGATAACCACCAACAAATGGACGATACTTGTTGATACAATGTAGCATGCTATCGGAAACGAAGCACGCGCCAGCCGAATGTTGCAACACTGTAACCGCAAAGAGCCGATTTAACTCAACGGTTTATGATTTGTGCGGCGACTAGTGTGGATGGCAGAGGTCACATAAAATTACGTtttaatatatataaaatacatatTTCAGGCCCCAATTATACTGAACAATGTCGTGTGTAACTGCGGGGTATTTTGGGTGCTGAAATCAGTCGTTTGTACATTTGACACCGGTCCAGTCTGCCCACACTAGTCGCCCCTGTTTATTTGGCTTCCACAAACAATGAAACCGATATTGCGCCCACTGATATGCCAAAAAAAAGTAGCAATGTGGCGTCGCAGGTAACCCAGGCTCTATTCCTTCCAGGTAATTCGCGGGTCCCAGTCCCTCGATATTTAGTCTCATTGCGGTCACTGTTCTAGTGGTGGTCAGCTTTCGGCCTGTCTGTTGCAAGGTGGCGACGGGGCCTGGCCTTGCAATCTAACCGCTTGTAAAATTATTTATTGCACTGAGTACTCTTCCTCGCTCCCATTAGCTAATTTAACCATGTGTGGGACTGTTAGCCTATACTACTACAATAAGGGTGCTTCCAGTCACTATTGTGTTTTGGGAGGTCAGGGTGGTGGAAAAATATTGAGCATGGCCTGTGGTCAGCAGTGTGTCACCTGAAGTGCAGATGCaaaactttggttttagaagtggggggcaTAACCTGACAGGGGTCCTCCCACAGAATGTTCTTGGGCATCTAATATAACCATTTTGCGGTCACTTTAATTGTAATTAAGCGTATAATATGTTTCTGAACATTTCAACATGAATGTGGattctaccatgattacagataatcctgaatgaatcatgaataataatgatgagtgagtagatgtgggctcctgagtggtgcagctgtctaaggcactgcatctgtgtccctacagtccctggttcgaatccaggtggtcacaattggcccagcgctgtctGGGTTTGACtggggtaggccgttattgtaaataagaatttgttcttaactgacttgcctagttaaataaaggttatttgTTTTTAATACCCCCTGTAGAGCTGTTTTTCTCACCATCACAATAACAGGGGGGGTTAGAATTTGAAGGGGTATTATATTTGTGCATCTAACTTTCTCACTATCATTCGGGTTGTCgggtaatcatggtagcatccacattcatgtgTGTTCATAAGTGTTTAGgaacattctattcttatttacaataaacatGACTCCAaaattacaatacattatttaccattcatttcaattgggcacaaaataatctgaaacaaccaaaaacaaacagcaaatgcatccaacaaatgtgtggagtcacaagcttgatgtagtcattgtgtgctatgaaTGTGGGACCCAATACTTTTTACTATTAATACACATACAAGTGAATTTGGCCGAAATACTTTTAGTCCCCACCCATTTTAAGGGACCATGTATAACAAGTGCTCTAATTTCTAAAGGGTCTCCCAATACAGATGAATATACcccctcaaattaaagctaacAGTCTGCACTTAAATGTCATTgtcattgtttgatttcaaatccagacttgggagtatagagccaaaagaaGAAAACATGATTAGCTGTCCCAATAATTGAGGGTACTGTAATTCATATAGTCCTAATAGTACTGTATAGCCTTTTTAAGTTGTGCACACTATATAGCTGGATTGCCCTGTCCTGCCCCTAGGGATCCACCACCCTGCAGCGCCCCAACTCAGcacaccccactcagctttaggatcttAGTGAAACATTCATTAACCAACAGTACGGCAAACCCCCAGGGCCATGACTGGGCAGCCCAGCAGTTAGGGATTGCCTGAATAGGTATCTCCACTTAAGTGGGCATGTTTTCTAAATGGACTCCTTTTGTTGTACAGTATTTCATATAAGGCACCAAGACTTTATGAAAGTTGCACAGTATACCTTTAATCTTGTAATGGATCAAATCTAGTGATACAATACATTTCTGCCATCcattgtgggaggataaccaaccttcCAATTAATGGTAATGCATTTCTGAGCCACTATAAATGCTAGATTACACTTCTGATAtgtctccagtatcaacatttccaagcaaacaaaaatGGCGGGAAGGGAGAATCTGTAAAGATGCTGaattcagccagccttcacaagaGCATAACATGTGCAGATATGTCCCctttttgtgttttacacctccagcaGAGGAATTACATTTGAGTCCATGATATTCAGTTTAATTGGCATATATGAATCAagtccaattttatttgtcacatgcgctgaatacaacaggtagacctgttggcctgtagaccttacagtgaaatgtttacttacaagcccttaaccaacaatgcaattttaagaaaaatacaaaaaataaataaaagtaaaaaataaataaagagcaacagtaaaatacCAATGCccaggctttatacagggggtaccggttagtcgaCGTAATGGATGGTCTTATAAGCTCAGAAATAAATGACTGCAGTTTATGAACATAACTGGGCATTCCAACATATTTGTATCCATTCATTATCATTAATAGTGTCttcctcacatttttgttttgtgtcATTGGAAAAAGCCTATCAACCATTGATACAGTTTGGAAATCAACTTTTGTCAGACTGCCTGAAACTATTTAAATCTTCTGGCTTGTCCAGTGTTAGACGCAAAGAGATAATAAAGTGGCGAggtggtctaaggaactgcatctcagtgctagaggcgtcactacagacaccctgattcgaatccaggctgtatcacaactggccatgattgggagtcccatagggtggcgcaccaTTTGCCCAGCGTTGTCAGGGtttagccggggtaggccgtcattgtaaataagaatttgttcttaactgacttgcctagttaaatggaAATGTAACCTGCAAAAGTTTGCCTCTGCACAGTTTGACTGGTTGTCTGACCCTGCTGTTTCTAATAAAAACTCACACTGCTCTGTCAAATGTCAGAATGTCGGTCTTCAATCATTTGGCTGCAGGTTTCATCGTTTGATTCAGGTCTAGTGTGATTGAGGCAAAAATAATAGCTGAAGttagtgagctagctagctaacattagccaacttTTGGCTAGCTCTAATGGTACACCGGCTAGTTTTCACCAGCTAAGTTAATTTACTTCTGTTGAAACAGGacaaaacaaaggctacaaaacatttccatgCACACAACAGCTGTTAGCTGCTAGCTATCTGTCAGGTAGCAGTATCTAAAGCTGAACTGGCTGTGGTAGCAACTAGTTTGCTAGCTAGTAAATTCACTTCAGACAGAACTTCAGTCGAGAGGGATTGAAACATGTAACGCATTAGTAGTGTAACTGACATGTAACATTAGCTAACTCAGCACcggaaataaatatttttttcctgttatgtcaaacagcagttaccttgccagctacaTCAGTCAAATAAAAGTAGCCAGTTTTTGTTCTGCTTGCTTTTACAAgtcagagaaaacacacacagacaacagctGCCATTCGCACATTCTGTGGTGTCCATCTTAAATCCAGGCAGCTCAAACTGCCAAACAGCCTATCTGACCACTCTTAAGGCAAAGATGCCACTTTTTGTATCACAGTGCAatgaggtggtggtggggggggggggttcaaccATTCTACTCATCCATATTCCCAAATGAGCCCTTGAAACTGGAGAAGTGGGACACCAGTTTACTCAaactctctgtctgtgtgagggAGCTTGATTATTAAAACGCATGCAACACATGCTGCTGAGTGTGGTAGAATAGAGGGAGCTGAGATTTGATAACCCCGTTGCTCCTGAAATCTTTGGCTGCATTCTGACACATTATCCTCTTACTAGAGATAAGAACCATATAGAGTTGGGCATTTTATATGAACCGGATGGGGTTAGTGTTATGTTTGTCTAATCTCTAATCTGAAGACTTCTGTTCGTTTCTAGGGCCAATGCCAATCACACAATCAGTGGGCTAGCATGGTCTTGAGTCACCACCACAAGATATTTTCAGGCCAATATTCCAGCTAGCACGGTATTGTTCAGAGCAGCATGATTTTGTGAAAAGCGTATTTGTGAATTAGTAGAACTAGGTAGGCCTACATAGCTAACATTATATAATTGGGCCCATCTGGACTCACATAAAGCATTGGACATTCAAAAGACATTTATCTTTAATCTACCCTGTGTGTTGAGATTGGTGCAGATGAATAGCCCCATTAGACTATTAATTTGTACCCTTTAGCCTTATTGTGTCCTCTGTGTGGAGAGGGCTGAGTAAGATGACTGGGTCACTCTGACAGCATGTAACCTGTACGGCAGTGAAAGGCTGTGACGATTATTATTTCTGCATGTTTTGTCCTACAACGACAGTCTTCCTAACTGACTAGAAACAGGAAAGGAAATTTCTGATTGGCTGTTTGTTTACTTCACAGGAACAAGAAGGTGGTGAATTACTCCCAATTCCAAGAGTCTGATGATGCAGgtgggagggcaagagagagtgtgtgtgtgtgtgcaactgcaacccctctcctctgtagCTAAACTGTGAGTGTGTaaccccctttcccttcccttgtAGATGAGGAGTATGGGAGGAACTCAGACAAGCCTAAGAAGCCTCGTGCGGCTCCTCGTGAGGTGAAGCGCAAGCGTTCAAAGAACTCTCAGGAGGACAGGTGAGCCCAGAGAAGAGCAGCACAAGGCTGAATCCGAACTCGCACTTCAGTGAACATCTCACGCTGTCGTCAAGCATTATTTCGAAATACGAGCTGAGGGCTCAACTCAAGATTAAGCGGTTCTATAATATCCGGCCTTGATGTGTAGAGGAACTGTATCTGCCTCCTTTGGTGCTTGTTGCTCAGTTGTTGTTTTTGGTTTCAGTGAGGATTCTGATGATAAACTCTCAAAATCAAAAAATGATTCAGCAGGTAAGCCATTCTGGTTGATTAACAATATTATGTTTGTTAAATCTTCATTTCTGATAAATGTATGATGCTAAGGTTATAGGGGTTTGGGCTATTGAAAGGGGACTAGGGATAGGAGATGTTTTGGGACTGTGCTAGTGGTGAATGTTTCTGTTTGGGTGCAGATGACTTTGGTAGTGATGAAGGCAACGACTTTGGAGAGGAGGATGACGAGGATGGAGGGAGTGACTTTGAAGCTAAACGAGGGAAAAAGGGAAAAACAGCCAAGGTGGCAAAGCCCACTAAGAGGACACCCAAGAGAAAACGACCTGCAGGTAAGACTCAtgcactgaggtgtgtgtgtaccagttaTAATGACTGTTATAACCTGACTACGTCtttctgtgtgtagatgacaGTGATGAGGAGGTGAGTCGTAAGGTGCGTACGGTGCGCCAGGCTGCCACCAAGGCAGTGTCcaaacagagagagatcctgctgGGAGACGGGGGCAGCGAGGACGAGGAACGCGAAGACAAAGAGGAGGCCTTCCCAGACCGTAAGTCAATCGCTCTACACTATAGTCCTACTGACACAACCACAAAAATGTGAACTGAAACTTTAAGTTATCCACACAGCACTGAGCAGACCTACATGGATCGTAAGTCAACCACTCAGTATTACATTGAGCATATATCAACCACAGTGCTTTACAAACTATAAATAAACCACATGAATGGCTTTCATGGAGCGTAAATTAAACCAATATGGAAAATGACATTTGTCAGGTGAAATGACCAATAATCACTAgctcgtccccctctcctctctagctgatgAGTCGGGCAGTGATGAAGACTTCATggttgaggatgatgatgatagtgactACGGCCGCTCCAAGAGCAAGAGGAGCAGCAAGAAGGTGATCAGACGGAGCAggccggagaggaaggagaagaaatCCCCCAAACCAAGACTAAAGGCCACCGGTAGGACTGCTCACTATGAATCAATCACCCATATCCTTCAGAACTAAAAGCATAGGTTGTTGTACAGGCTGTTTTTCGATAAAGTTTTTGTATCCTCCCAGCCTCAAAACATAATTGAATGAATGTGTATccctaactgtgtgtgtgtgcgcctctcctctcccagtgacCCCCAGCCCAATGAAAGGAAAGGGTAAAGGTCGCTCAAGCGCCGCCAAGGCCCCGGAGAAGAGCTCGCccaaagaggaggaagaggaggagccagAGAGCCCtctggaagaggaagaagaagaggaggaggaggaggtggtgaagaAAGATTCCTCCCCCGCTCCCAAGAAAACTAAGGAGGTACctgggaaggagaagaaggaaaAGGAAGAcgcagaagaggaggaggaggaagaagaggacggTTCGGAAGAGGACGCGCCCTCTGGGGAAGACTAGCCCCACAGAagttccacctctctccccttccacatCTTTCTCTCTTAACCTaacgttttttgttttgtttctcttGGTTTAGAGGGTTTTATTTCAGTTTCCGTGGTGGCCTGGCTCAATGGCTTGAACCTCGTGGTGTTGTTGTTTAGTGTTAGTTTTTATCTTCCCCTaatgaatgaatgactgactgagGACAGTGTCTGTGCATGAGAACATGTATACCACCATATGGCTGTGAGGGATGGAAGGAAAGAACATGTGAGATTTGACTCTCTGTCCCATCCACCCCATCACTGTCCGCTCTGCTCAGCTACACCTCCACTGGCTCACTTTTCCTTGCATTTCTCATCTCCTTCTCTGCAGTGACTGCATTAGTCTTTCCTACACAAGTCTGTGTGAATATCAGAAAACAGTTTCTTTCGGCTTTGTTAGTTTGCCTTTCTGAGAGCTCAGTGTTAGTATGGATCCGTCCTCGACAGTCGCTTGGTGTGTAGAGTCGTTAGTTTTCTctctgcaggtgtgtgtgtgtgtaagtgggcCTTCTATAAAAAAATACACTTTCTACAGCCATTTTCTTTCTACTCCTGTctccgtcccctctcctcctcaagtAATCTCTGGTCTGACATGACTGGATAGGTGCAAGCAATGTAGTGTAACCCTTGCTTTTGCCTATCCAGTAGTGTTAGATCAGGGATTACTAACTGAGCCCTGGGTTTGTTCAGCCAGTCTGGGTTAGggtctccctctcccatcctggTTTGTCA
Proteins encoded in this region:
- the LOC135541988 gene encoding nuclear ubiquitous casein and cyclin-dependent kinase substrate 1-like translates to MSRPVRNKKVVNYSQFQESDDADEEYGRNSDKPKKPRAAPREVKRKRSKNSQEDSEDSDDKLSKSKNDSADDFGSDEGNDFGEEDDEDGGSDFEAKRGKKGKTAKVAKPTKRTPKRKRPADDSDEEVSRKVRTVRQAATKAVSKQREILLGDGGSEDEEREDKEEAFPDPDESGSDEDFMVEDDDDSDYGRSKSKRSSKKVIRRSRPERKEKKSPKPRLKATVTPSPMKGKGKGRSSAAKAPEKSSPKEEEEEEPESPLEEEEEEEEEEVVKKDSSPAPKKTKEVPGKEKKEKEDAEEEEEEEEDGSEEDAPSGED